CGGCGACGCTCGCGGCGATGAAGGGCGAAAGCTTTTCGGCGGCGGTGGGGATCTACAAAAAATTCGATACGACTTACGGTCAAGGCGACGACCTGATCTCGTCGGCCTTGAAGGTCAATCAGGGTTTCTTTCGCGCACTTCCCTCCTCATCGGGGTCGGTCATCCGTCCGAAGCAGGTTGAATGGCTGCGGGAGTGGACGCTGGCGCTGTCCATCCTGGTGCCGGAGTTCGATCAGTACCGCGGACAGGTTTCGAAATCCGATGTGAACAGCTCGACGCTCACCCTGACCGACGAATCCCTGTGGGCGGGCGGCTCGCTTTCGCGCCAGATTTCGAATACGGAGTATTTCGGAGTTACGATCTACTACACGGCGCGCGCGCTGACGAAGTCCGTAAACGACCGCACCTACCGGGGACCGAACGATTTCAGAATCTTCACGGAAGACCGAAACCTGACGCAGAACGGGATGGTCGTCATCGTCGGTTATTTGAAAGACGTGACCGCGCATTGGTCGTGGGGCACGTCGATCCGTTTTCCCAGCGTGCATATCATGGGGCGTGCCTCTTATCTGGCGAACACTTTTGAATCTGGACAAGCCGAGCAGCCGGTTTCTTTGACCGAGCTGGATTCAAAAACGCGCATTCCGCCGCGCCTGAACTTGGGTGTGATGTGGCGGGACAACGAGCGCTGGATCATTGCGGCGGATTTGAATCTGCACGGTTACGAACAGTACGAGGACATCCAAGTCACCCAGCCCGGCGTCGCCGAAAAGCTAGAGCATCGCGCGCTGGCGAACGTGTCGGTGGGCGCGGAATACAAATTCACGAACTGGTTCAAAATGCGGGGCGGAGTTTTCACGAACTTCTCGAGCTTCCCCAAACCTGACGCTTCCACGTCAAGGGGACAGGCGGATCAGGTGAATCAGCTGGGCTTTTCGGCGAATGCGGCTTTCCGCAGCGGTCAGATCGAGTACACCTTCGGCGGCTACTACTCGGGCGGGCGCGGGGATGGTGTGCAGCGTGTGGATCACCAGTACGTGGTGTTACCCAAGGTGCAGAACATCTACACGATGCTCGTGGGCACCAGTTACTACTTCTAGATCTTCTAGGCCTTCTCGGCGTTCTAGACGATGGCGCCTACCGCCGGGCGACGACCAGACGCTTCGACTTTTTCGCGTGCGTATTGGCTTTGCCGCTTTCGATTTTGCGGGTGACGGCTTTGATCGGCCGTGCCGGTTCTTCCACGCGCGTCGTACTCACGGTGCGCGAAGGACTTTCGAGCAGCGGCGTCGTCATCAAACCCACCAATAAGAGCGAGATCGAAGCGAGCGTTAAGCGCGCCATTTCTTGTTTTGGACTCATCACTTGTTTCATCCCCATGAACCCCAAAAGGAACGGCCGGAACTCCCGGACGCGTTCGACTTGCGCCGTACGTGAGCGAAAATCGCGCCAGTGCGGGGACCTTGCCAATTCGTGGCGGCGCCCCTGATCTTGAATTCCTTTCCCGTTCGTACCGCAGTTTGACGGCCCTTCCCCCCGCGGGCCCCCCGTGCCTTCGTCCCCGCGCGGAACGCTTCTTGTAATGAGCCCGGGCAAGTCATGCGTGCAGGGGAGACTTGGGGATGGTCATGGGGATTCAGGGTTTGATCTTGTCCGTCGTTTTGGTGGCCGTGGGTTTCCCCGCGTTCGCCAATACGTCGTCCGCGAAGAAGACCGTCTGCACCATCACCATCAATAGCAATCAAGAAAAAGAACTCTTCCGCAAAAAGCTTCCCGCCGACAAATTCCGTATCGTGGAGCTGATCCCCGAAAGCGCGCCGGGCCTCGCGTGGATCGAGGGCTGGGCGGGCGCGAACTGGTTCAAGAAAGCCTGTGAAAAACGTGTTCAGTGCGATGTCCTCGTCATCTCGGGGCACTTCGCCGGCACGTTCTTCGGGAAGTCGGGCCAGAGTTTGTCGCTCAATGAAATGGAAAAGGCGAGCTGCCAAAGCGCCTGCGACGGCATCTTCAAACGTCCGAAAGAGGTCTATCTTTTCGGTTGCAACACCTTGGCGGACAAATCGCTCGATCATCGCCGTCCCGAAGACTACGTGGAAGTGTTGCGTGCCGACGGCTTCAGCGTCGAAGAGGCGCACTCGATCGCCCTGCAACGTTATACGCCCTGGGGTTCTTCGAATATGGACCGCATGCGTTCGCTTTTCCCGAATGCGGCCGGACTTTATGGCTTTCACTCCACGAGCCCTCTCGGCAAATATATCGAAGCGCCGCTCGCGAAGTATTTAGATGGTCGCGCAGCGACCTACGCCCAAGAACTCGACACCATGAAAATGGGCGACCGGAATACCAAACTGGCCGAAGCGCTGAAGATGTTTTCGTTCCGCCAAGCCGACGCCGCGGGGGCGGCCGCGCAACCGCTCGTCTGCCGGATGAGCGTGAAAGCGGACTCGAACGGCGAGATGGCGAAGGACTTGGGCTTGATCTCGGCGACTTTACATTCGGAAGAACCTTTGCGGGATCTGCCGCAGGTTCTGGAACGTTTGCGACACTATGAAGAGCGCGGTGGCGCGCCCTTCCGCGCTTGGCGTGATTCCGAGACGGGGATCGTCGAAAAGCTTCGCTCCATGCTGGGCGCGAAAGAGCTGCAGAACCACTTCGTGGTTCGTTTGGGCCTGCTCGAGCTGCTGCAGATTCTGTCGGGCGCGCAATCCGTCGCGGTCGACTACCGTGACCTGATGGAATCGACGCTTAAATCTTTGAACGGTCACCGTGCCCAAGAGATCTGCGCGCAGCGGGGCTCGGGCCTGATCGCGTCCCAGCGTTTGCCCTCGGAGTGGGTGGAGCGTTTCGCGTCCGCCGCGAACGCGAAGTCGCGGGACACCGTCTTCGGCGCGCTTTCGTGCCTGAACTTCGCGACGGACCCGGCGTGGCTGAAGAAGGGTTATCCCGCTTCGTTTCTGCACGCCCAGAACTGGGGCGACTCGAAAGAGGCACTGACCCGTCTGTTGGTGGCGAAGCCGGGAACGCAGAACCTGGACATCCTGCTACCGCTGCTGACCGAGCAGCCCATGAGTCCCGACGTGCAATCGGCGCTCGCGGCCTACTTCAAACGTCCGGCTTCGACCATAGCGCTGTTGAAAGCCGCGCGTTCGGCGCGTCTTTTGACGGACGAAGCGAAACTCGCGATCATCGACATGACCCGCATCGGGGGCGACGACGAGCTGAAGGGCGAGTGGATCCAGTTCTGGCGCGCGCAGAAGCCCTCGTCGGAACTGGTGCAACGCGCGCTATTCGATCACGCGCGCCGCGAGGACGATCCGTCGTCTTGGCTGGCGGTTTTCGGCGGCGTCGAGTTGCACGCCTCGGTCCGCGCGCATCTGGTCTCGCTGATCGAAAAACCCGGCGAGCTCGGCCGTCGTTTCATTCTGAATCTGCTTTCGCGTCTGACGAACGAAGGTGAAGGTCTTTACGGCCTGGCTTTCGCGATGACGAAAGATGCGGACGCGGGCCTGCGCACGGAAGCGGTCGACGTTTTGTCGCGCCACTTTTTCGAGGCCATCGATCCGTCGCTGGAGCCGCGAATGCTGGAACTTTTGCGCAACGACACCGACGAAAACGTGCTCGAGCGCACCCTGCGATTCTGGGCGAAACGCGGCACCCGCGACGCCGCCGTTCTGGCCGCGATCGACAACGTGTGGGTGCGTGGCGATGAGTACGGTGACGTGCGCCGGACCGCGAGCGACGTGCTGGCGCACCTGGGGACTTTGAACGCCACCATGGACGCCGCGATGATCGACGCATGGTGGGGGCGTTTGATGAAGGCCCCGAAGGATGGCGAAGCCGAAGCCCAGCTTCTGCAGATGCTGGCCGCGGGGACTTGGAAGACCCACGCCCGTCGCGATCAACTCGTCACCCGCTTCCAGCGCGATCTGCGCTCGGAAGATTCGCGCCGTCGCGTCTTCGCCCAGAAGGCGATCTTGCGGAACGGAAATCCCGACGCCACATTCTTGGAGCGCTCGGCGCGTGAGCTCGAAACCGCGGTGCGGGACCAGAACTGGATGGGCGCGCGCGAGCTGGGCTACGAGCTCGAGAAGTTCCGCAGCCACCCGCGCGTCGCGAAGGCGCTCCGCGTGTTCGAAACTGAACTCGAGTCGAGTTTGGGCACCGAGCTTTAAGCTGCTCAACATAATCTTTGTCGGCCGCGGGTCGCCTTTGGCCCAGGACCCTCTTTGGTGGTTCGGGGTGTGAGTTTTCACCGCTAAGATCAAGGACATGAGTGAAGCCCTATGGCGCGCGCGGGGAACGAAATCCCTCGCCGAGTTGGAACGTATTTTTCGCGGTCACCCCTTCGAAGCGCGGCTCGCGATTGCGACCCTGTGGAGCGGCGGCCACCTTTTGATCGAAGGTCCGCCTGGCACCGGCAAAACGACGCTCGCGAAAACGCTCGCGCAGGTTTTCGGTTTGCCGATGAAGCGCGTGCAGATGACGTCGGACCTGCTGCCCTCGGATTTGACGGGCGGCTTCGTTTTGCGGCCGGATCGCAGCTTCGAGTTTCGTCCGGGGCCGCTGTTCACGGAAGTGCTGCTGCTGGATGAGCTGAACCGCGCGACGCCGCGAACGCAAAGCGCGTGTCTGCAGGCGATGGAAGAACGCCAGATTTCGATCGAGGGGGAAACCCGTCCGCTGCCGTTTCCTTTTTTGGTGATCGCCACGCAGAATCCGATCGACTCGAAAGGGACTTTCCCGCTGCCGGAATCGCAGCTGGATCGCTTCACCACAAGGCTCGAGATCCTGAGTCTGGAGCGAGGTGAAGAGAAAAAACTTCTGGCCCGGCGTCATGCGGAAGTGAACGCCATCGCGACCGAACTCGCGCAGGAGGATCGGCCCGCCGCTCGTGAGTTCGAATCTTTGTTCGCGTGGGTCGAGGCCACGCACGTCTCGGACGTGGTGCTGGAGGATGTGCTGAACCTCGCCGAAAAGGCGCGCACGGTCGGGACGCTGTCCACGCGGGCCGTGCAAAGCGCGTTGACCCTGGCGAAGGCCATGGCGCGCCTGGCGGATCGCGATTTCGTGACCCCCGAGGACGTCCGCACGATTTTGCCCAATACCTGGGGACACCGTTGGCAACGCCATTCTACCGAGAGGACCACCGATGCGTTGGCGAAAGTTCTGGCCGCGACGCCTTATCCGCGTGCGTGAACGGATCTACATCTTGCCGACGAAAGCGGGACTGGTCTTTCTGGGCTTTACCGTTTCGTTGCTCTTGATGGGGGCGATCTACGGCAGCCAGCTCGTGAACCTGATGGCGTTTTTGCTGCTGACGCTGTTCGCGCTGTCGATGGTGATGACCCACCAAAACCTGCAAGGGCTGAGCGAACTTCGGGTTCGGCGCCCCGAGGCCTTCGCGCAGGAAGAAGGCGCGCTCGAATTCTTTTTTCGCAACAAAGATGGTTCGGTCAAAGAAGGCTTGATGCTTGATTTGCTCGCGGAGCGCTCCGTGCGCCCGTGGGGGAAAAGCGCGCGGAACTTCGCGCTGGAGGACGCGGCGACCGAACGCCACGACGTCCACACCCTTTTGAAATTCACGCCGGAAATGCGGGGACGTTTAAAGGTCGAACGCTTGCGGTTGTCCACGCGCGCGCCGCTGGGACTTTTCTATGCTTGGCGTAGCGAGGACGTGAAGTTCGATCTGTGGGTGTATCCCGAACGACGTTCGACCGTGATCGCGCCGCAACCCGAACGCGGCGACCAGGGGGACGCTTCGCCGCGAACGGACCGCGCGGAAATCTGGGGGGACTCGCACCCCGCGGATTTCGGCGGCTCTTTGCGGCGTCTGGATTGGGCGCGTACGGCGCGGACCGATCGCGCCTGGGTTCGCCCGTGGAACGCCGAAGACGGTGCCCGCAAATACCTCGATTGGGAGAACTTCCAAGATCTGGATCTCGAGCGACGCCTTTCACTTTTCACGTTCGAAGTCGATCAAAGTCTGAATCGCGGCGACGAGCTTGAGGTGCGGGGTCCCTGGGGCGCCCGCACGGTGGATCGCGGCTCGGCGAGGGAGCTGTGGCGCCTTTTCGCAGAGTGGCCACGGTGAGTAACCAATGAAGATCGAACGTCTGATCGCCCTCTATTCCGGCGTGCATCTGTTCATGCTCTTCCCCGTCCTGCCGGACTGGGTGAAGGTGATCGCGATGGGGGGATGGGCGCTCGGCATGATCGCGATCGAGCGTAAACGCCCCTGGCCGTCGGCGTTGATGCAGGCCTTCGCCGGTATCGGTTTCGTGGCGACGTTCTTCGCGGTACGCCCCGTGTTCGGCATCGAAAATTCGGCGTGTTTGGCGGCTTGGGTGCTGGCGTTCCAAATTCATCATTTGCAAACCGCGCGCACGCGGCTGACCCAATTGATCGTTTGCGTTTTCGCGTTGGCGATTTACCTGGTGAACGACGCGAGTCTCGGGAACATGTGGCTGATGTTGTTGGACTTGGTGTTCTTCTTCGCGATGTTGCACACGTCACAAGGGGCGCGCCAAACGGCGTTTCGTTTGGCGACGCTGCGGTCCGCGTTGAAACTCATGGTGTTGAGTTTTCCCGTCTGGATTTTGATTTTCTTTTTCTTCCCGCGTTTCACGTTGCAGCTGTGGGGGAATGAGAAAGGGATCGTCGCGAAAAGCGGTTTCGCCGACGAGATCCGCCCGGGACAGATCGGTAAGGTCGTGCAACGCGACGAGGTCGCGTTTCGTTTCGCCTACCGAGAGGCGCAAGAGCAAAGATATTTCTACTTCCGCGGTGGGGTCTTGAATGAAATCAAGGGCGGACTTCACTGGACACGCGGGGAAACCCGGGCCTTCCCCCGCGACGACGGGCGCAACATCGAGTTCGGTTTCTTGCATGAGGTTTGGCTGGAGCCACGGTGGTCCCGTTACCTTTTTGCCGGAGAGTTCGCGCAAGGTGTGATCACCGGCTTCAGCGTCGGCGCCCGCGACATCGAGTCGCTGGGAGCCTCGGTCTTTCAATTTCGTTTCACGCCGCGCCGGTTGACGTATTACCAGGTCAGCTCCACGAAGGTGGACATCGCCGAGGGGATTTCGAGTGAAGAACGCGCGGCCACGCTGAAATTGCCGGACCCGGTCCGCGAGGATTTGCAGCGATTGAAAGAAGGACCGAAGCTGCAGGGTTTACCCGCCGCCCAAGCGGTCGCGGAGTTGGACGGCTGGTACCGCGCGCAGAAGTTTCGCTATAGCCAAGAGGTTCCCACGGTACCGAACGAAAGCGTCGCCGCATTTTTGAACGACGTGCGCGTCGGTTTCTGCGAACACTACGCCGCGAGCTCGGCGGTTCTTTTGCGCGCGGCGGGAATTCCGGCGCGCGTGGTGATCGGATTTTTGGGGGGGACCTACAACCCGATCGCCGAGTCTTACACAATGTTCGATCGCGATGCGCACGCCTGGACCGAGTACTACGACGAGACTCAACGTCGCTGGGTGCGCTACGATCCCACGGCTTCGATTCAGCCACTGCGGTTTTCGATCGGCAGCGAAATCTACCGGCTGTCCCCGGAAGAACTGGATCTGGCGGCCAGTGGCCGTCGTGCCACCGATTGGCTCAGTCGCTTGACGGAAAGGGCAGGCCTGGTTTGGGATGCGTGGTCGCACGAACTCGAACGTCGCATCGTTTTCTACGACGCCAGCTGGATGAGTCGTCTTTACGAAGACATGGGCATCCCGCAATGGGGGCCGTGGATCACCGGCTTCGTCGCGCTCCTCAGTGCGGCGCTGCTGCTGACGTTTTTGCGCGGACTCTTCCGTGTCCGCACGAAGCTCTCGCGCGGCGAAAAGTTGTGGCGCGAGGTGCGCGCGTATTTCCAGATTCCCGTCGACATCGCCGGCGAGGGCCGCGCTTTCGAGGTGATCGCACGCGCGGCGGGAAGCGGGGCGCCGCAGGTTCGACATTTCGCCGCCCGGTTTTTGCGTTATCGATACGCAGAACGGACGGCGGATCGCCCCCGCTGGCGTGAGCTGCGCGGCGAGTGGCAGAGTTTGAAACAGCAAGTGTCGAAGGATGGAACGCGGGAGCGCGCCGTGCGGGCCTTCGTTCCCTCCGCATCGCCTCACGTTAAGTCTTCGGAATCGGCAACCTAACGCGAATGCTGCGTCAAGTCATTAGTCAGGATTCCTCAGTCAAATCAGGGAGTTGTTTTAAAGCCACCGCTATTAGGACGAAGGTCCAGGTGCTATCTTTAAAGCATGTCCAAAACACCCACCGTCCAGTTCCGTCGTTGTCATGTTTGCGGCACCCTCAACCACCTCGATCCCGAGCGCGAAAATAGCGTCCACGCCTGTGATGGGTGCGGGAAGCATCTTGCTCCTTTCTACTTTTTTGAAGAGAGTGAGCAGTCCGGAGTTTCAGATAACGGCCTCCTTCTCAGTCTCCGCGCGGAATCCGTCGGCTACCAACCCTTGTGGGGCTTCTCGGTGCTGTGGACGCCCTCGGAGGACGATCAGGGAGTCGACGTCGTAACGGAAGCCCGGGCGGAAGGACGGCTCCGTGGAACTCGAAAAAGGCATCATGGAAGTCGCGTTGAGCGATATCCAAAAGGCCCGCGAAAAGATTAAGAACACGATCCGCCGCACGGAGGTCGTGCGGTCCTCGCTCCTGTCGGACGAATTCAAAGCCGACATCTGGCTCAAGCTCGAAAATACCCAGCACACCGGAAGCTTCAAGCTCCGGGGCGCTTTCAACAAAATCTCCACGCTGACCGAAAGTGAAAAAGCCCGCGGCGTCGTCGCGAGCTCGGCGGGCAATCACGCCCAAGGCGTCGCGTTCAGCGCGAAGCAGGCCGGCGTGAAGTGCACGATCGTGATGCCCGAAAACGCGCCCCTCATCAAAGTCGAATCGACCCGCGCGCACGGCGCCCAGGTTGTTTTGCACGGTGAAATCTACGACGAAGCCTTCGACAAAGCGAAAGAGATCGAACGTGAACAAGGTTCGATCTTCGTGCACCCTTACCAGGATCCGCTCATCATCGCGGGCCAGGGCACGATGGGGCTCGAGCTGTTCGAGGACATCCCCCAGCTCGCGACCGTCATCGTACCGATCGGCGGCGGGGGCTTGATTTCAGGAATCGCCGTCGCGTTGAAATCCCTGAATCCGAAAATCCGGATCATCGGCGTGCAAAGCGAGCAGGTCGATACGATGTACCGCATGTTCCGCGGCGAGAAAGTGCAATCCTCCACGCGGGTGCCGACCATCGCCGACGGGATCGCGGTGAAACGCGCGTCGCCGATCATGTTCGAAAGCTTCATCAAGAAATACGTCGACGAGATCGTGACCGTGAACGATGACGAAATCGCCGAGGCGATCGTCAATCTGCTGGAGCGGCAAAAGACCGTGGCCGAAGGCGCGGGGGCCGCGGCCCTGGCCGCGCTTCTGGCGCGCAAAGCGCATCCCCAAGGCCCCACCGCGATCGTGATCGGCGGCGGGAACATCGACCTCAACATCATCGAAAAGGTGATCGAGCGCGGGCTCGTGCGCAAGGGCCGTTTGGTCGAGATGTCGGTGATCGTCGACGATCTGCCCGGGAACCTCGCGAAGCTGACCCAGATTTTGGCCGCGAACCGCGCCAACATTCTGGAAGTGCACCACGACCGCGTGTCGATGGGGCTCGATCTGCGCCAGACGAAAATCGATTTCGTGCTGGAAACCACGAACCGTGAACACGTCGAGCGTATCCGCAACGCTTTCCGCCAGGCCGGCGCGCGCCTTTCAATCGTCGGCGCGGACGCATCCCATATTTAGCGAAGGAGACTCTCTCGTGAAAGTGTCACCCGAAATTCTGAATCTCGTCCCGTACAAAACCGGCAAGCCGATCAAGGAAACCCAGCGCGAGTACGGGCTGAGCGAGGTGCATAAACTCGCCTCCAACGAAAATCCCTTGGGCATTTCACCGAAGGTGAAAGCCGCTTTGGCCGGCGCGCTCGGCGAGATGCACCGCTATCCGGACCCCGCTTGCTATGAGCTTGTTTCGCTGGTGAGCGAGCTGTGGAAGGTCCCGCGCGAGAAGATCTCGGTGGGGAACGGCTCGAACGAGATCATCGATCTGCTGATCCGGATCTACTGCGCGCCGGGCGAGGCGATCCTGACCTACGATGCCGCATTCGTGGCCTACGCGGTCTGCGCGCAAGCGGCGCGCGTGAAAAACGTCGTCGTGCCCTACGAAAAAGATTTCCGCATGGATCTGGGCCGCATGGCGCAGACGCTGCGCGAGCGCAAGGCGACGGACAAAATCCGTTTGGTCTTTCTGCCGAATCCGAACAACCCGACGGGCGTTTACATCCCCGAGACCGAGGTCCACGCGTTCCTGCGCGAGTTCGGAAATGATCCGGATCTGCTCATCGTTTTCGATGAGGCCTACACCGAGTTCGTGCGCGCGAAGGACTATCGGTCCGCGCTGACCGAAATGAACGAGTTCAAAAGCGTCGTCGTGATCCGGACTTTGTCCAAAGCCTACGCATTGGCGGGTTTGCGGGTGGGTATTTTAGTGGCACCCACGGACGTCGTCGATTTGTACAACCGGGTCCGGAATCCCTTCAACGTGAACGAATTGGCGCAGGTCGCGGCTGTCGCGGCGTTGCAAGATCAGGAGTTTGTCAGAAAAACGGTGGAACTCACCTGGCAAGGTCTTGATTATTTCGCCAAGGAGCTTGAGAAACTAGGGGTTCCCGCGGTGCCGTCGCAGGCGAATTTCGTCTTGTTCGACACCCGCCGGGACGTGAAAGCTTTGAATGAGGCGCTCTTGCGAAAGGGCGTGATCCTGCGGCCCGTTTTGAACTACGGGCTCACAACGCATCTGCGGATGAGCGTCGGCACCGAGACCGAAAATCGGGCGGCCATCCGGGCCCTGGCTGAAGTGCTGCCGAGTCTTCCCGAGGTCGGCCCCGCCGGTCCTCAGGGACGGGCGAACTGAAGTCAGGTTTTTTGAGGGGACAGGTACGGTTGAAAGATGATGGACATGGGAAAAGTAGTCACAATTGATGGTCCCGCCGCGAGCGGAAAAACTTCGGTCAGCCGTGAGCTCGCAAAGCGTCTGGGCTGGAAGTGGGTGTCCACGGGCGCGTTTTATCGCGGGCTCGGTTACGCGGCCTTGAAGTTGAAACTGGATCTGAACGACGAGGACGCGCTCGCCGCGCTCGCGCAACGTTCGGACGTCTGGGCCGTCGAGATGCGTGACGAAGAAACCAAAGTTCTTTTCCAAGGTCGCGACGTCACCAATGACGTGCAGGCCGAGGACATCGGGCAGGTCGCCTCGAAGATCAGTCACTTCCCCAAAGTCCGCGCCAGCCTGCTCGCG
The DNA window shown above is from Pseudobdellovibrionaceae bacterium and carries:
- a CDS encoding AAA family ATPase, whose translation is MSEALWRARGTKSLAELERIFRGHPFEARLAIATLWSGGHLLIEGPPGTGKTTLAKTLAQVFGLPMKRVQMTSDLLPSDLTGGFVLRPDRSFEFRPGPLFTEVLLLDELNRATPRTQSACLQAMEERQISIEGETRPLPFPFLVIATQNPIDSKGTFPLPESQLDRFTTRLEILSLERGEEKKLLARRHAEVNAIATELAQEDRPAAREFESLFAWVEATHVSDVVLEDVLNLAEKARTVGTLSTRAVQSALTLAKAMARLADRDFVTPEDVRTILPNTWGHRWQRHSTERTTDALAKVLAATPYPRA
- a CDS encoding DUF3488 domain-containing protein produces the protein MKIERLIALYSGVHLFMLFPVLPDWVKVIAMGGWALGMIAIERKRPWPSALMQAFAGIGFVATFFAVRPVFGIENSACLAAWVLAFQIHHLQTARTRLTQLIVCVFALAIYLVNDASLGNMWLMLLDLVFFFAMLHTSQGARQTAFRLATLRSALKLMVLSFPVWILIFFFFPRFTLQLWGNEKGIVAKSGFADEIRPGQIGKVVQRDEVAFRFAYREAQEQRYFYFRGGVLNEIKGGLHWTRGETRAFPRDDGRNIEFGFLHEVWLEPRWSRYLFAGEFAQGVITGFSVGARDIESLGASVFQFRFTPRRLTYYQVSSTKVDIAEGISSEERAATLKLPDPVREDLQRLKEGPKLQGLPAAQAVAELDGWYRAQKFRYSQEVPTVPNESVAAFLNDVRVGFCEHYAASSAVLLRAAGIPARVVIGFLGGTYNPIAESYTMFDRDAHAWTEYYDETQRRWVRYDPTASIQPLRFSIGSEIYRLSPEELDLAASGRRATDWLSRLTERAGLVWDAWSHELERRIVFYDASWMSRLYEDMGIPQWGPWITGFVALLSAALLLTFLRGLFRVRTKLSRGEKLWREVRAYFQIPVDIAGEGRAFEVIARAAGSGAPQVRHFAARFLRYRYAERTADRPRWRELRGEWQSLKQQVSKDGTRERAVRAFVPSASPHVKSSESAT
- a CDS encoding threonine ammonia-lyase, which encodes MEVALSDIQKAREKIKNTIRRTEVVRSSLLSDEFKADIWLKLENTQHTGSFKLRGAFNKISTLTESEKARGVVASSAGNHAQGVAFSAKQAGVKCTIVMPENAPLIKVESTRAHGAQVVLHGEIYDEAFDKAKEIEREQGSIFVHPYQDPLIIAGQGTMGLELFEDIPQLATVIVPIGGGGLISGIAVALKSLNPKIRIIGVQSEQVDTMYRMFRGEKVQSSTRVPTIADGIAVKRASPIMFESFIKKYVDEIVTVNDDEIAEAIVNLLERQKTVAEGAGAAALAALLARKAHPQGPTAIVIGGGNIDLNIIEKVIERGLVRKGRLVEMSVIVDDLPGNLAKLTQILAANRANILEVHHDRVSMGLDLRQTKIDFVLETTNREHVERIRNAFRQAGARLSIVGADASHI
- a CDS encoding histidinol-phosphate transaminase — its product is MKVSPEILNLVPYKTGKPIKETQREYGLSEVHKLASNENPLGISPKVKAALAGALGEMHRYPDPACYELVSLVSELWKVPREKISVGNGSNEIIDLLIRIYCAPGEAILTYDAAFVAYAVCAQAARVKNVVVPYEKDFRMDLGRMAQTLRERKATDKIRLVFLPNPNNPTGVYIPETEVHAFLREFGNDPDLLIVFDEAYTEFVRAKDYRSALTEMNEFKSVVVIRTLSKAYALAGLRVGILVAPTDVVDLYNRVRNPFNVNELAQVAAVAALQDQEFVRKTVELTWQGLDYFAKELEKLGVPAVPSQANFVLFDTRRDVKALNEALLRKGVILRPVLNYGLTTHLRMSVGTETENRAAIRALAEVLPSLPEVGPAGPQGRAN
- the cmk gene encoding (d)CMP kinase yields the protein MGKVVTIDGPAASGKTSVSRELAKRLGWKWVSTGAFYRGLGYAALKLKLDLNDEDALAALAQRSDVWAVEMRDEETKVLFQGRDVTNDVQAEDIGQVASKISHFPKVRASLLASQRDCQATTEGLVAEGRDCGTIVFPGAEAKIYLTAKQENRAERRAKEQGLSTEETIEAQKQRDLQDSTRKAAPLAVAEEALVVDTTDLNFEEVVKAVEAFARPRIVGHA